The Brassica napus cultivar Da-Ae chromosome C7, Da-Ae, whole genome shotgun sequence genome has a segment encoding these proteins:
- the LOC106356528 gene encoding probable inorganic phosphate transporter 1-3, producing the protein MAEQLGVLKALDVAKTQLYHFTAIVIAGMGFFTDAYDLFCVSLVTKLLGRLYYFNPLSEKPGSLPPHVAAAVNGVALCGTLAGQLFFGWLGDKLGRKKVYGITLIMMIVCSVASGLSFGNKAKGVMTTLCFFRFWLGFGIGGDYPLSATIMSEYANKKTRGAFIAAVFAMQGVGILAGGFVALAVSSIFDKKFPAPTYAVNRALSTPPQADYIWRIIVMFGALPAALTYYWRMKMPETARYTALVAKNIKQATQDMSKVLQVELQMEERAEDIVQDPRLNYGLFSKEFAKRHGLPLLGCTSTWFLLDIAFYSQNLFQKDIFSAIGWIPKAATMNGIHEVFMIARAQTLIALCSTVPGYWFTVAFIDIMGRFAIQLMGFFMMTVFMFAIAFPYDHWIKPDNRIGFVVMYSLTFFFANFGPNATTFIVPAEIFPARLRSTCHGISAATGKAGAIVGAFGFLYAAQPQDKTKTDAGYPPGIGVKNSLIMLGVINFVGMLFTFLVPEPKGKSLEELSGETEVEK; encoded by the exons ATGGCCGAACAACTAGGAGTATTGAAGGCACTCGATGTCGCAAAAACGCAACTTTACCATTTTACCGCAATTGTCATTGCGGGTATGGGTTTCTTTACTGATGCCTACGATCTCTTCTGCGTCTCCTTAGTTACCAAGCTTCTTGGCCGCCTCTATTACTTCAATCCGTTGTCAGAAAAGCCTGGCTCACTTCCCCCTCACGTGGCGGCTGCGGTCAATGGTGTTGCTCTCTGTGGGACTCTTGCTGGTCAGCTATTCTTTGGATGGCTCGGTGACAAACTCGGAAGGAAAAAAGTGTATGGTATCACTTTGATCATGATGATTGTGTGCTCCGTGGCATCCGGTCTCTCCTTCGGTAACAAAGCTAAGGGTGTCATGACCACTCTTTGCTTCTTTAG GTTTTGGCTGGGATTCGGAATTGGAGGTGACTACCCACTTTCTGCCACCATCATGTCCGAATACGCTAACAAGAAGACTCGTGGTGCTTTCATCGCTGCCGTGTTCGCCATGCAAGGTGTTGGTATCTTGGCGGGAGGTTTTGTGGCACTTGCCGTTTCTTCCATTTTCGACAAGAAGTTCCCAGCCCCAACGTATGCAGTCAACAGAGCTCTCTCAACGCCTCCTCAGGCTGATTACATTTGGCGAATCATCGTCATGTTTGGTGCTCTACCCGCAGCCTTGACGTACTATTGGCGTATGAAGATGCCCGAAACTGCTCGTTACACAGCTTTGGTGGCAAAGAACATCAAACAAGCAACACAAGACATGTCTAAGGTCTTACAAGTAGAGCTTCAGATGGAAGAACGAGCAGAGGATATCGTACAAGATCCTAGACTTAACTATGGCTTGTTCTCCAAGGAATTTGCCAAACGCCATGGGCTTCCCCTCCTCGGATGTACCTCAACTTGGTTCTTGCTTGACATTGCATTTTACAGCCAAAACTTGTtccaaaaagatattttttcGGCTATTGGATGGATCCCAAAGGCAGCAACCATGAACGGAATCCACGAGGTTTTCATGATCGCTAGGGCACAAACACTCATTGCACTTTGCAGTACAGTCCCCGGCTACTGGTTCACGGTTGCGTTTATTGATATCATGGGAAGATTTGCGATTCAGCTAATGGGATTCTTTATGATGACTGTCTTTATGTTTGCCATCGCCTTCCCGTACGACCACTGGATCAAACCAGACAACCGTATCGGCTTCGTTGTTATGTACTCTCTCACCTTTTTCTTTGCAAATTTTGGTCCAAACGCGACCACCTTCATTGTACCGGCTGAAATCTTCCCGGCCAGACTAAGGTCCACATGCCATGGAATATCAGCTGCAACAGGTAAGGCTGGAGCCATCGTGGGAGCTTTTGGTTTTCTATACGCGGCTCAGCCACAGGACAAGACCAAGACAGATGCAGGATATCCACCGGGCATCGGAGTGAAGAACTCTCTGATCATGCTTGGTGTCATTAACTTTGTTGGTATGCTCTTCACCTTCCTTGTCCCTGAGCCGAAAGGAAAGTCCCTTGAAGAGCTATCCGGTGAAACTGAGGTTGAGAAATGA